One Phaseolus vulgaris cultivar G19833 chromosome 11, P. vulgaris v2.0, whole genome shotgun sequence genomic window carries:
- the LOC137824676 gene encoding protein FAF-like, chloroplastic codes for MSAPSIVMTNTTNNNLLSSSSSSAKIEEETMMQKQGIITILDSNTNINTVSSASSLRRALSADMSSKNWLSQTIATSEELVHAKTIGDWEDEESSNKELEDEAERERLEIWSSIQRNKKEEQEKSGPFDTWSSIISLKGKDEISKSLPVSPYVHPLVKRSKSCLNEKSLQICTESLGSETGSDGLLVSSYSSSETGDAEEEEKVAEPTHQEEEELSNYASVVATKKSSSPTRAFPPPLHSLSHQQAGPSLHMRSRRDNGRLVLEAVSVPSHNNFSIQRQGGRLVLSFSNHQEEEEEEEEEENDGCVEQEYLGGLEFGEDEAEEEEEYGFGRKPRVSSTGVNSGFMEYERVMEKGPLLSSGVTSSVHGLALMMNKKNKPIGVVNRNPKWAEKFNEMTKFDDVNGAQSLPPRPRVARLIPSAPAVAAAAASFNFNAYEYYWRTNSASSKGTSVKLNPLDQNKKHHHNHQENMKSKVVVSGEMNKVVPREQQQLVVLRGKNGDYLVQNLKSCKDSRRSFLFWEPCCIATS; via the coding sequence ATGTCAGCACCTTCAATTGTCATGACCAACACCACCAACAACAACCtcttatcttcttcttcttcctctgcgaAGATAGAAGAAGAGACCATGATGCAGAAGCAGGGCATCATCACCATTTTGGACTCAAACACTAACATAAACACTGTTTCTTCTGCTTCTTCTCTGCGAAGAGCTCTCTCGGCAGACATGTCCTCAAAGAACTGGCTCTCTCAAACCATTGCTACTTCCGAAGAACTCGTGCATGCCAAAACCATTGGTGACTGGGAAGATGAAGAGAGCAGTAACAAGGAGCTTGAAGATGAAGCTGAAAGAGAGAGGCTCGAGATTTGGAGTTCCATCCAACGGAACAAGAAGGAGGAGCAAGAGAAATCAGGGCCATTTGATACGTGGAGTTCAATCATATCCCtgaaaggaaaagatgaaaTCTCGAAATCTCTTCCTGTGTCACCTTATGTTCACCCTCTTGTGAAAAGATCCAAGAGTTGTTTGAATGAGAAGAGCCTCCAAATCTGCACAGAGAGTCTCGGATCCGAGACTGGCTCTGATGGGTTGTTGGTCTCTTCTTACTCTTCTTCTGAGACAGGGGATGCAGAGGAAGAAGAGAAAGTTGCAGAACCAACAcaccaagaagaagaagagttgAGCAATTATGCTTCAGTGGTGGCTACAAAGAAGTCCTCGTCACCAACACGTGCTTTCCCTCCACCACTCCATTCACTCTCTCATCAACAAGCTGGTCCTTCACTTCACATGCGTTCACGCCGAGACAATGGAAGGTTGGTTCTAGAAGCTGTTTCTGTCCCTTCTCACAACAATTTCAGCATTCAGCGCCAAGGTGGTCGCCTTGTCCTCTCTTTCTCCAATCaccaagaggaggaggaagaagaagaagaagaagagaatgatgGTTGTGTGGAGCAAGAATACTTAGGAGGGTTGGAATTTGGGGAAGATGAGgcagaagaggaagaagaataCGGTTTTGGGAGGAAACCACGAGTATCTTCCACTGGAGTGAATTCTGGCTTCATGGAATATGAGAGAGTGATGGAGAAAGGACCCTTATTGTCCAGTGGGGTGACAAGTAGTGTTCATGGGTTGGCTTTGATGATGAATAAAAAGAATAAGCCAATCGGGGTAGTGAATAGGAATCCAAAGTGGGCGGAGAAGTTCAATGAGATGACCAAATTTGATGATGTTAATGGGGCACAATCACTGCCTCCCAGGCCAAGGGTGGCAAGGTTGATTCCATCAGCACCAGCTGTGGCTGCAGCTGCAGCATCTTTCAATTTCAATGCTTATGAGTACTATTGGAGGACCAACTCTGCTTCATCAAAAGGTACTAGTGTGAAACTTAACCCACTTgaccaaaacaaaaaacatcATCACAATCATCAAGAGAACATGAAGAGCAAGGTGGTTGTCTCCGGGGAGATGAACAAGGTGGTCCCAAGGGAGCAACAACAGTTGGTGGTTCTAAGAGGGAAGAATGGTGATTACTTGGTTCAGAATTTGAAGAGTTGCAAGGATTCTAGAAGGTCGTTTCTGTTCTGGGAACCCTGTTGCATTGCCACCTcttga